From the genome of Vicia villosa cultivar HV-30 ecotype Madison, WI linkage group LG2, Vvil1.0, whole genome shotgun sequence, one region includes:
- the LOC131646868 gene encoding calcium-binding protein CML24-like → MSKLSFQKFYGSFSKKPTSPPKYLAQKNKSFQSRQTSHAATSNEPKKDEIKYVFEKFDKNKDGKISLEEYKAAAKSLDKGVSDTEAVKAFRAMDSDKDGFIDFKEFMEMFNGEGSNTKEDEIKSAFQVFDINGDGKISAEELSQIFKRLGESCSLSACKKMVKGVDGDGDGFVNLNEFTRMMNGKKFA, encoded by the coding sequence ATGTCAAAATTGAGTTTCCAAAAGTTTTATGGTAGCTTTTCAAAGAAGCCAACTTCTCCCCCAAAATACCTAGCCCAGAAGAACAAAAGCTTTCAGTCGAGACAAACGTCGCATGCAGCAACGAGTAACGAACCAAAGAAAGATGaaataaaatatgtttttgaGAAATTCGACAAAAACAAAGACGGAAAAATCAGTCTTGAAGAGTACAAAGCAGCTGCAAAGTCTTTGGATAAAGGGGTTAGTGACACTGAGGCAGTGAAAGCCTTTAGAGCCATGGATTCTGACAAAGATGGTTTCATAGATTTCAAAGAGTTCATGGAAATGTTCAATGGAGAGGGTAGTAACACAAAAGAAGATGAAATCAAGAGTGCTTTTCAAGTATTTGATATAAATGGTGATGGGAAAATTAGTGCTGAAGAATTGTCTCAAATTTTCAAGAGGTTGGGAGAGAGTTGTAGCCTTAGTGCTTGTAAGAAAATGGTGAAAGGAGTTGATGGAGATGGAGATGGTTTTGTAAACTTGAATGAGTTTACAAGGATGATGAATGGGAAGAAATTTGCATAA